In Streptomyces dangxiongensis, one DNA window encodes the following:
- a CDS encoding outer membrane protein assembly factor BamB family protein, producing the protein MQPQPGKGGGGRNNTALLIVVAAVVAIALIIGGGVWYARSSGDDGKKHDTASSSGGTGGKNGADTSAGTSGGGGKEKAPADTASKVLFQVPMPRTDDTIGTSGSWLTDTVYAKSGIAEIVGHDPAKGTELWTLKLPGPVCAASSHVTSAGLTAITFQPKMPTKNKTAGCSKVAAIDLSAGKKLWTKSIKTGDVPITFQNVTVAQQTVAVGSSDGGAAFDIGSGKVLWQPKPDDTCYDAGYGGGTRLVAVRKCGSYDNRQLHIQTIDPKTGKVISEYKMPDGVEYASVVSTDPLVIAADVGDSAGDGSGVSDYFSLDGRTGRLLARIPAPGDTYGGHCDGITRIEGCRQIVAGHGRLYLATEVHDGSGQYNKTNEVVSFDLNTGKPARGRAEAGDGYTLSPLRMDGGNLLAYMAPPWNKGGQVVSIDGDSLRTTKLLENPGTRSVHQGESGLLPEYAEILFGKGRLYMSAVFAHKTNPAYGKEYLLMAFGTDG; encoded by the coding sequence ATGCAGCCCCAGCCCGGGAAGGGCGGCGGCGGGCGGAACAACACCGCGCTGCTCATCGTCGTCGCGGCGGTCGTCGCCATCGCGCTGATCATCGGCGGCGGCGTCTGGTACGCCCGGTCCTCCGGCGACGACGGCAAGAAGCACGACACCGCCTCCTCCTCCGGCGGCACCGGCGGCAAGAACGGCGCGGACACCTCCGCGGGCACCTCGGGTGGCGGCGGCAAGGAGAAGGCGCCGGCCGACACCGCGTCCAAGGTGCTCTTCCAGGTGCCGATGCCCCGGACGGATGACACGATCGGCACCTCCGGCTCGTGGCTGACCGACACGGTGTACGCCAAGAGCGGCATCGCCGAGATCGTCGGCCACGACCCCGCCAAGGGCACCGAGCTGTGGACGCTCAAGCTCCCGGGGCCGGTCTGCGCGGCCAGCAGCCACGTCACCTCCGCCGGCCTGACGGCGATCACGTTCCAGCCGAAGATGCCCACCAAGAACAAGACGGCGGGATGCAGCAAGGTCGCCGCGATCGACCTCTCCGCCGGCAAGAAGCTGTGGACGAAGTCGATCAAGACGGGTGACGTCCCGATCACCTTCCAGAACGTGACGGTCGCTCAGCAGACCGTCGCGGTCGGCAGCTCCGACGGCGGCGCCGCGTTCGACATCGGCTCCGGCAAGGTCCTGTGGCAGCCCAAGCCGGACGACACCTGCTACGACGCGGGTTACGGCGGCGGCACCCGGCTGGTCGCGGTCCGCAAGTGCGGCTCGTACGACAACCGGCAGCTTCACATCCAGACCATCGACCCGAAGACCGGGAAGGTGATCTCCGAGTACAAGATGCCCGACGGCGTCGAGTACGCCTCCGTCGTCTCCACGGACCCGCTCGTGATCGCCGCCGACGTCGGCGACAGCGCGGGCGACGGCAGCGGCGTCTCGGACTACTTCTCCCTCGACGGCAGGACCGGCCGGCTCCTCGCCCGCATCCCCGCGCCCGGCGACACGTACGGCGGCCACTGCGACGGCATCACCCGCATCGAGGGGTGCCGGCAGATCGTCGCCGGCCACGGCAGGCTGTACCTGGCGACCGAGGTCCACGACGGCTCGGGCCAGTACAACAAGACCAACGAGGTCGTCTCCTTCGACCTGAACACCGGCAAGCCGGCCCGTGGACGCGCCGAGGCCGGCGACGGCTACACGCTCTCCCCGCTGCGCATGGACGGCGGCAACCTGCTCGCCTACATGGCGCCCCCGTGGAACAAGGGCGGCCAGGTCGTCAGCATCGACGGCGACTCGCTGAGGACGACCAAGCTGCTGGAGAACCCGGGCACGCGCAGCGTGCACCAGGGCGAGAGCGGCCTGCTGCCCGAGTACGCGGAGATCCTCTTCGGCAAGGGCCGCCTGTACATGTCGGCCGTCTTCGCCCACAAGACGAACCCGGCGTACGGCAAGGAGTACCTGCTGATGGCGTTCGGCACGGACGGCTGA
- the galT gene encoding galactose-1-phosphate uridylyltransferase: protein MKKTSTRLADGRELIYYDLGDDTVRDAVDRRPLDPTVTTSEIRRDPLLGDAVAVASHRQGRTYHPPADECPLCPTRGERLSEIPDSSYDVVVFENRFPSLAGDSGRCEVVCFTSDHDASFAALTEEQARLVLDAWTDRTSELSQLPSVEQVFCFENRGAEIGVTLGHPHGQIYAYPFTTPRTALMLRSLAAHKEATGGENLFDAVLQRELAGERVVLEGEHWAAFVPYAAHWPYEVHLYPKRRVPDLLGLDEAARTEFPQVYLELLRRFDRIFGEGEPATPYIAAWHQAPFGAPEEFDGVTRDDFALHLELFTIRRTSGKLKFLAGSESGMNVFINDVPPERAAERLREVASS from the coding sequence GTGAAGAAGACCTCGACCCGGCTGGCCGACGGTCGTGAGCTGATCTACTACGACCTCGGGGACGACACCGTGCGCGACGCGGTCGACCGCCGTCCGCTGGACCCCACCGTCACCACCTCCGAGATCCGCCGCGACCCGCTGCTCGGCGACGCGGTCGCCGTGGCCTCGCACCGCCAGGGCCGCACCTACCATCCGCCGGCCGACGAGTGCCCGCTGTGCCCGACCCGGGGCGAGCGGCTCAGCGAGATCCCGGACTCCTCGTACGACGTCGTCGTCTTCGAGAACCGGTTCCCCTCGCTCGCCGGCGACTCCGGCCGCTGCGAGGTCGTCTGCTTCACCTCCGACCACGACGCCTCCTTCGCGGCCCTGACCGAGGAGCAGGCGCGCCTGGTGCTGGACGCGTGGACGGACCGCACCTCGGAGCTGTCGCAGCTACCCTCCGTCGAGCAGGTGTTCTGTTTCGAGAACCGTGGCGCCGAGATCGGTGTGACCCTCGGTCACCCGCACGGACAGATCTACGCCTACCCCTTCACCACCCCGCGCACCGCGCTGATGCTCCGCTCGCTCGCCGCGCACAAGGAGGCGACCGGCGGGGAGAACCTCTTCGACGCGGTCCTGCAGCGGGAACTCGCCGGGGAGCGGGTCGTCCTTGAGGGTGAACACTGGGCGGCCTTCGTGCCGTACGCGGCGCACTGGCCGTACGAGGTCCACCTGTACCCCAAGCGCCGCGTCCCCGATCTGCTCGGGCTCGACGAGGCGGCGCGCACAGAATTCCCCCAGGTCTATCTGGAACTCTTGAGGCGCTTCGACCGGATCTTCGGCGAGGGTGAGCCTGCGACGCCGTACATCGCGGCCTGGCACCAGGCCCCGTTCGGCGCGCCGGAGGAGTTCGACGGCGTCACGCGCGACGACTTCGCGCTCCACCTCGAGCTTTTCACCATCCGCCGCACTTCCGGCAAGCTGAAGTTTCTCGCGGGTTCCGAGTCCGGCATGAACGTGTTCATCAACGACGTGCCGCCGGAGCGCGCGGCCGAGCGACTGCGAGAGGTAGCGAGTTCATGA
- a CDS encoding sodium:solute symporter family protein, which translates to MQTPTESPTYLAAELRLPTNWLDYTILAIYFLVVLGIGLAARRSVKTSLDFFLSGRSLPAWITGLAFISANLAATEILGMAANSAQYGAYTVHWYWIGAIPAMVFLGLVMMPFYYGSKVRSVPEFLLLRFDRAAHLLSSILFAFAAILIAGVNLYALAIVVEALLGWPQWVAIVVAGAFVLAYITLGGLSSAIYNEVLQFFVILAALIPITILGLKKVGGWGGLTDKLTATHGGNFTTAWGGTGIGSANPLGANWLTIVLGLGFVLSFGYWTTNFAEVQRALSAKNMSAGQRTPLIAAYPKIFIVFLVMIPGLVAAALIPNFGTAASGYQYNDAIPFLMQELLPNGVLGIAVTGLLAAFMAGMAANVSSFNTVFTNDIWAKYVVRGREDAYYVRFGRLITAVGVAASVGTAFLASSFSNIMSYLQTLFSFFNVPMFVVFIVGMFWKRASAKSGFWGLLAGTVTAMVNYFVLYKKGIISIPTDQGANFVSAIAGFVAGAVVMVAVSLFTKPKPAEQLQGLVYGTRSPGMTEPAAAGDDAWYRRPALLGWGAVVLAAACYIPFSF; encoded by the coding sequence ATGCAAACCCCCACAGAGTCCCCCACCTACCTGGCGGCGGAGCTACGGCTCCCCACCAACTGGCTGGATTACACGATCCTGGCGATCTACTTCCTCGTCGTCCTCGGCATCGGCCTCGCCGCCCGCCGGTCCGTGAAGACCAGCCTCGACTTCTTCCTCTCCGGACGCTCCCTGCCCGCCTGGATCACCGGCCTCGCCTTCATCTCCGCCAACCTGGCCGCCACCGAGATCCTCGGCATGGCCGCGAACAGCGCCCAGTACGGCGCCTACACCGTGCACTGGTACTGGATCGGCGCCATCCCCGCCATGGTCTTCCTCGGCCTGGTGATGATGCCCTTCTACTACGGCAGCAAAGTCCGCTCGGTCCCCGAGTTCCTGCTGCTGCGCTTCGACCGGGCCGCCCACCTGCTCAGCTCGATCCTGTTCGCGTTCGCCGCCATCCTGATCGCGGGCGTCAACCTCTACGCCCTCGCGATCGTCGTCGAGGCCCTGCTCGGCTGGCCGCAGTGGGTCGCCATCGTCGTCGCCGGCGCCTTCGTGCTCGCGTACATCACCCTGGGCGGCCTGTCCTCGGCGATCTACAACGAGGTGCTCCAGTTCTTCGTGATCCTCGCCGCCCTCATCCCGATCACCATCCTCGGCCTGAAGAAGGTCGGCGGCTGGGGCGGGCTGACCGACAAGCTGACCGCCACCCATGGCGGCAACTTCACCACCGCCTGGGGCGGCACCGGCATCGGCAGCGCCAACCCGCTCGGCGCCAACTGGCTCACCATCGTCCTCGGCCTCGGCTTCGTGCTCTCCTTCGGCTACTGGACCACCAACTTCGCCGAGGTGCAGCGCGCCCTGTCCGCGAAGAACATGTCCGCCGGGCAGCGGACCCCGCTGATCGCCGCCTACCCGAAGATCTTCATCGTCTTCCTGGTGATGATCCCGGGCCTGGTCGCCGCCGCCCTCATCCCGAACTTCGGCACCGCCGCCTCCGGCTACCAGTACAACGACGCCATCCCGTTCCTGATGCAGGAGCTGCTGCCCAACGGCGTGCTCGGCATCGCCGTCACCGGTCTGCTGGCGGCCTTCATGGCCGGTATGGCCGCGAACGTGTCGTCGTTCAACACGGTGTTCACCAACGACATCTGGGCCAAGTACGTGGTGCGCGGCCGTGAGGACGCCTACTACGTCCGCTTCGGCCGCCTGATCACCGCGGTCGGCGTGGCCGCGTCCGTCGGCACGGCGTTCCTGGCGTCGTCGTTCTCGAACATCATGAGCTACCTCCAGACGCTGTTCTCCTTCTTCAACGTGCCGATGTTCGTCGTCTTCATCGTCGGCATGTTCTGGAAGCGCGCGTCCGCCAAGTCCGGGTTCTGGGGCCTGCTGGCCGGCACCGTCACGGCGATGGTCAACTACTTCGTCCTCTACAAGAAGGGCATCATCTCCATCCCCACCGACCAGGGCGCCAACTTCGTCTCCGCCATCGCGGGCTTCGTCGCCGGCGCGGTCGTGATGGTCGCGGTGTCCCTGTTCACCAAGCCGAAGCCGGCGGAGCAGCTCCAGGGCCTGGTCTACGGCACCCGCTCCCCCGGCATGACCGAACCGGCCGCCGCGGGCGACGACGCCTGGTACCGCAGGCCGGCCCTGCTGGGCTGGGGCGCGGTCGTCCTGGCCGCCGCCTGCTACATCCCGTTCTCGTTCTGA
- a CDS encoding ABC-F family ATP-binding cassette domain-containing protein: MAVNLVNVENVSKVYGTRALLDGVSLGVSEGDRIGVVGRNGDGKTTLIRMLAKLEDADTGRVTHSGGLRLGVLTQHDSLDPAATVRHEVIGDMADHEWAGNSKVRDVLTGLFGGLDLPGFPKGLDTVIGPLSGGERRRIALAKLLIEEQDLVVLDEPTNHLDVEGIAWLAEHLRNRRSALVCVTHDRWFLDQVCTRMWDVQRGDVYEYEGGYSDYVFARAERERIAATEETKRQNLVRKELAWLRRGAPARTSKPRFRVEAANELIADVPPPRDSSELMKFASSRLGRTVFDLEDITVQAGPKVLLQHVTWQLGPGDRIGLVGVNGAGKTSLLRAMAAAARTEGEAQPAGGRIAVGRTVKLAYLSQEVGELDPALRVLEAVQQVRERVDLGKGREMTAGQLCETFGFNKEKQWTPVGDLSGGERRRLQLLRLLMDEPNVLFLDEPTNDLDIETLTQLEDVLDGWPGSMIVISHDRFFVERTTDRVFALLGDGALRMLPRGIDEYLERRRRMEETVAAQTATAASKPATTERSAADQRVAKKELQKIERQLDKISEKESTLHAQIADNATDFAKVAELDTRLRDLAGERDELELRWLELAEDA; the protein is encoded by the coding sequence ATGGCCGTCAACCTGGTCAATGTCGAGAACGTCAGCAAGGTGTACGGCACCCGTGCCCTGCTGGACGGCGTCTCGCTCGGTGTGTCGGAGGGGGACCGGATCGGGGTCGTCGGACGCAACGGCGACGGCAAGACCACCCTCATCCGGATGCTCGCCAAGCTGGAGGACGCCGACACCGGGCGGGTCACGCACTCCGGCGGGCTGCGCCTGGGCGTGCTCACCCAGCACGACTCCCTCGACCCCGCCGCCACCGTCCGCCACGAGGTCATCGGCGACATGGCCGACCACGAGTGGGCCGGCAACTCCAAGGTCAGGGACGTGCTGACCGGGCTGTTCGGCGGCCTCGACCTGCCCGGGTTCCCCAAGGGCCTCGACACCGTGATCGGGCCGCTGTCCGGCGGCGAGCGGCGCCGGATCGCGCTCGCCAAGCTGCTCATCGAGGAGCAGGACCTGGTCGTCCTCGACGAGCCCACCAACCACCTCGACGTCGAGGGCATCGCCTGGCTCGCCGAGCACCTGCGCAACCGGCGCTCGGCGCTGGTCTGCGTGACCCACGACCGGTGGTTCCTGGACCAGGTCTGCACCCGCATGTGGGACGTGCAGCGCGGTGACGTGTACGAGTACGAGGGCGGCTACTCCGACTACGTCTTCGCGCGCGCGGAGCGCGAGCGGATCGCCGCGACGGAGGAGACCAAGCGGCAGAACCTCGTGCGCAAGGAGCTGGCCTGGCTGCGGCGCGGCGCGCCCGCGCGGACGTCCAAGCCCCGCTTCCGCGTCGAGGCCGCCAACGAGCTGATCGCGGACGTGCCGCCGCCCCGGGACAGCAGCGAACTGATGAAGTTCGCCTCCTCCCGGCTCGGCAGGACCGTCTTCGACCTCGAGGACATCACCGTGCAGGCCGGACCCAAGGTGCTGCTGCAGCACGTCACCTGGCAGCTCGGCCCGGGCGACCGGATCGGCCTCGTGGGCGTCAACGGCGCCGGCAAGACCTCCCTGCTGCGCGCGATGGCGGCGGCGGCCCGTACGGAGGGCGAGGCCCAGCCTGCGGGCGGCCGTATCGCCGTCGGCCGGACCGTCAAGCTCGCCTACCTCTCCCAGGAGGTCGGCGAACTCGACCCCGCCCTGCGGGTGCTGGAAGCCGTACAGCAGGTCCGCGAGCGCGTCGACCTCGGCAAGGGGCGCGAGATGACCGCCGGGCAGTTGTGCGAGACGTTCGGCTTCAACAAGGAGAAGCAGTGGACCCCGGTGGGGGACCTCTCCGGCGGTGAGCGCCGGCGGCTCCAGTTGCTGCGGCTTCTCATGGACGAGCCCAACGTCCTCTTCCTGGACGAGCCCACCAACGACCTCGACATCGAGACCCTCACCCAACTGGAGGACGTCCTCGACGGCTGGCCCGGCTCGATGATCGTCATCTCCCACGACCGGTTCTTCGTGGAGCGCACCACGGACCGCGTGTTCGCCCTCCTCGGCGACGGCGCCCTGCGGATGCTGCCGCGCGGCATCGACGAGTACCTGGAGCGGCGCCGGCGCATGGAGGAGACGGTCGCCGCGCAGACCGCCACCGCGGCCTCCAAGCCGGCCACCACGGAGCGGAGCGCCGCCGACCAGCGCGTCGCGAAGAAGGAACTCCAGAAGATCGAGCGCCAGTTGGACAAGATCTCCGAGAAGGAGTCCACGCTGCACGCCCAGATCGCCGACAATGCCACCGACTTCGCGAAGGTGGCCGAACTCGACACCCGGCTGCGGGACCTCGCCGGGGAGCGCGACGAACTGGAGCTGCGCTGGCTGGAACTGGCGGAGGACGCGTAG
- a CDS encoding GNAT family N-acetyltransferase codes for MFRIEAEVDRDRRDLLRSRLRETNTAASPVLAALRDTPAEREAPLHVWALDGAGDLAGGLVGHTWAAWLHITYLWVDARHRGTGLGTRLLTEAEHLAVTDRACTASRLETWDFQAPDFYRRQGYEVVGTVPDYPPGITEYTLTRRLT; via the coding sequence ATGTTTCGTATTGAGGCGGAAGTCGACAGAGACCGACGTGATCTGCTCCGCTCACGGCTGAGGGAGACCAACACCGCGGCGTCCCCGGTGCTCGCCGCGCTGCGCGACACCCCCGCCGAACGCGAGGCACCGCTCCATGTGTGGGCGCTGGACGGCGCCGGTGACCTGGCGGGCGGCCTGGTCGGCCACACCTGGGCGGCCTGGCTGCACATCACGTACCTGTGGGTCGACGCCCGCCACCGCGGCACGGGCCTCGGCACCCGTCTGCTCACCGAGGCCGAGCACCTGGCCGTCACCGACCGCGCCTGCACGGCGTCCCGCCTGGAGACCTGGGACTTCCAGGCCCCTGACTTCTACCGCCGGCAGGGCTACGAGGTGGTGGGCACGGTCCCCGACTACCCGCCGGGCATCACGGAGTACACCCTCACCAGACGCCTGACCTGA
- a CDS encoding LuxR C-terminal-related transcriptional regulator, with protein MVRIRVLVVDDHRIFAESLAAALAAEPDVEVSAAGSGPAALRCLERAAGEGRRFDVLLADADLGGNLPGARPAVPVQDGDAEGLVDGISLVAGVRAAQPRVRIVVLAEKDDPRRAALALQAGASGWVAKDCSLSRLLTVVRGVLRDETHLPPALLTGVLRELTAARRHRTESERLVESLTPREREVLRCMVAGLGRKAVAERLFLSPHTVRTHMQNVLGKLGVHSTLAAVALARRAGVGPAVLAGDVVERGGQLA; from the coding sequence GTGGTTCGTATCCGAGTCCTGGTCGTGGACGACCACCGCATCTTCGCCGAGTCGCTCGCCGCCGCCCTGGCCGCCGAGCCCGACGTCGAGGTCTCCGCCGCCGGCAGCGGCCCGGCGGCGCTGCGCTGCCTGGAGCGCGCGGCCGGCGAGGGCCGCCGCTTCGACGTCCTCCTGGCCGACGCCGACCTGGGCGGCAACCTGCCCGGCGCCCGACCGGCCGTGCCGGTGCAGGACGGCGACGCGGAGGGCCTGGTCGACGGGATCTCGCTCGTCGCCGGGGTGCGGGCCGCCCAGCCGCGGGTCCGGATCGTCGTCCTCGCCGAGAAGGACGACCCGCGCCGCGCGGCCCTCGCGTTGCAGGCGGGTGCCTCCGGGTGGGTCGCCAAGGACTGCTCGCTGTCCCGCCTGCTGACGGTGGTACGCGGAGTGCTGCGCGACGAGACCCATCTGCCGCCGGCGCTGCTGACCGGCGTGCTCAGGGAGCTGACGGCCGCGCGCCGGCACCGCACCGAGAGCGAGCGGCTGGTGGAGTCCCTCACCCCGAGGGAACGGGAGGTGCTGCGCTGCATGGTGGCCGGGCTGGGCCGCAAGGCCGTCGCCGAGCGGCTGTTCCTCTCCCCGCACACCGTCCGCACCCACATGCAGAACGTCCTCGGCAAACTCGGCGTCCACTCGACGCTGGCCGCGGTGGCGCTCGCCCGGCGGGCCGGAGTGGGGCCGGCGGTCCTAGCCGGGGACGTTGTCGAACGGGGCGGTCAACTGGCGTAG
- the galE gene encoding UDP-glucose 4-epimerase GalE — MKYLVTGGAGYVGGVVAQHLLEAGHEVTVLDNLSTGFRAGVPAGAAFVEGDVRDAAKWLDSSYDGVLHFAASSQVGESVVKPEKYWDNNVGGSMALLAAMRDAGVRSLVFSSTAATYGEPEQVPITESAPTRPTNPYGATKLAVDHMITSEAHAHGLAAVSLRYFNVAGAYGAHGERHDPESHLIPLVLQVAQGRREAISVYGDDYATPDGTCVRDYIHVADLAEAHLLALTAARPGEHLICNLGNGNGFSVREVVETVRRVTGHPIPEVVAPRRGGDPAVLVASADTAREKLGWNPSRADLAGIVADAWEFAQSITREH, encoded by the coding sequence ATGAAGTACCTGGTGACGGGTGGCGCGGGATACGTCGGCGGTGTCGTGGCGCAGCATCTGCTGGAGGCCGGGCACGAGGTCACCGTCCTCGACAACCTCTCCACCGGCTTCCGCGCGGGCGTGCCCGCCGGCGCCGCCTTCGTCGAGGGCGACGTCCGCGACGCCGCCAAATGGCTCGACTCCTCCTACGACGGCGTGCTGCACTTCGCCGCGTCCTCGCAGGTCGGCGAGTCGGTGGTGAAGCCGGAGAAGTACTGGGACAACAACGTCGGCGGCAGCATGGCCCTGCTCGCCGCGATGCGCGACGCGGGCGTGCGCTCGCTGGTCTTCTCCTCCACGGCGGCCACCTACGGCGAGCCCGAACAGGTCCCGATCACGGAGAGCGCGCCGACGCGGCCGACCAACCCCTACGGCGCCACCAAGCTCGCCGTCGACCACATGATCACCAGCGAGGCGCACGCCCACGGCCTGGCCGCGGTCTCGCTGCGCTACTTCAACGTCGCCGGTGCCTACGGTGCCCACGGCGAGCGCCACGACCCCGAGTCGCACCTGATCCCGCTGGTCCTCCAGGTCGCCCAGGGCCGCCGCGAGGCGATCTCCGTCTACGGCGACGACTACGCGACCCCCGACGGCACCTGCGTCCGCGACTACATCCACGTCGCCGACCTGGCCGAGGCCCACCTGCTGGCCCTGACGGCGGCCCGGCCGGGCGAGCACCTGATCTGCAACCTCGGCAACGGCAACGGCTTCTCCGTCCGCGAGGTCGTCGAGACCGTCCGCCGGGTCACCGGCCACCCGATCCCCGAGGTGGTCGCCCCGCGCCGGGGCGGCGACCCCGCGGTCCTGGTCGCCTCGGCGGACACGGCCCGCGAGAAACTGGGCTGGAACCCGTCCCGCGCGGACCTCGCGGGCATCGTCGCGGACGCGTGGGAGTTCGCGCAGAGCATCACAAGGGAGCACTAG
- the tamR gene encoding MarR family transcriptional regulator TamR, producing MEDEVDRLVAAWRRERPDLDVEPLEVLSRVSRLARHLDRARRLAFAEHQLEPWEFDVLTALRRAGTPYQLSPGQLLTQTLVTSGTMTNRIDRLAKKGLVERLPDPSDRRGVLVRLTDEGRDRADQALAGLLDQERAILGELSRAQRGELAGLLRQLTAPFDNVPG from the coding sequence ATGGAGGACGAGGTCGATCGGCTGGTCGCAGCGTGGCGCCGGGAGCGTCCGGACCTCGACGTGGAGCCGCTGGAAGTGCTCAGCCGGGTGAGCCGACTCGCCCGGCACCTCGACCGCGCCCGCCGGCTCGCCTTCGCCGAGCACCAGTTGGAGCCCTGGGAGTTCGACGTGCTGACCGCGCTGCGGCGCGCCGGAACGCCGTACCAGCTCTCTCCCGGCCAGCTCCTCACCCAGACCCTGGTCACGTCGGGCACGATGACCAACCGGATCGACCGGCTGGCGAAGAAGGGTCTGGTGGAACGGCTGCCCGACCCCAGTGACCGGCGCGGTGTGCTGGTCCGGCTGACCGACGAGGGCCGGGACCGCGCCGACCAGGCGCTGGCGGGCCTGCTGGACCAGGAGCGGGCGATCCTCGGCGAGCTGTCCCGCGCCCAGCGCGGCGAACTCGCCGGACTGCTACGCCAGTTGACCGCCCCGTTCGACAACGTCCCCGGCTAG
- a CDS encoding helix-turn-helix transcriptional regulator, which translates to MGVRLVVVDDHRLLAEALASALKLRGHRVLAAAAPAAGAADLVIARAPEVCLLGTAAPAEPGIFDPVVKIKRERPQVAVLVLGPVPSPRGIAAAFAAGASGYVRHDERIEGVERAIGKARAGEAAVAPQLLQQAFGELLNPAAQPDDEAQRLLEMLTPREVEVLVRVADGEDTRLIAAGMGIAPSTARTHVQRVLMKLGVGSRLEAAALAARTGLLDRASTSRPTQDPHP; encoded by the coding sequence ATGGGAGTGCGGCTCGTGGTCGTCGACGACCACCGCCTGCTCGCGGAGGCGTTGGCGTCGGCACTGAAGCTGCGCGGGCACCGGGTGCTGGCCGCGGCGGCACCGGCCGCGGGCGCGGCCGATCTGGTGATCGCACGGGCGCCCGAGGTGTGCCTGCTGGGTACGGCGGCCCCGGCCGAACCGGGGATCTTCGACCCGGTCGTCAAGATCAAGCGGGAACGGCCGCAGGTGGCGGTGCTGGTGCTGGGCCCGGTGCCCTCACCGCGCGGGATCGCGGCGGCCTTCGCCGCGGGGGCGTCGGGATACGTACGGCACGACGAGCGGATCGAGGGCGTCGAGCGGGCCATCGGCAAGGCCCGGGCCGGCGAGGCCGCGGTGGCGCCCCAGTTGCTCCAGCAGGCCTTCGGTGAGCTGCTGAACCCCGCCGCACAGCCCGACGACGAGGCGCAGCGGCTGCTGGAGATGCTGACACCGAGGGAGGTGGAGGTGCTCGTCAGGGTGGCCGACGGGGAGGACACCCGGCTGATCGCGGCGGGCATGGGCATCGCCCCCAGCACCGCGCGGACGCATGTGCAGCGGGTGCTGATGAAGCTGGGGGTGGGATCACGCCTGGAGGCAGCGGCCCTGGCCGCCCGCACGGGCCTGCTGGACCGGGCGTCCACCTCCCGCCCCACCCAGGACCCCCACCCCTGA
- a CDS encoding trans-aconitate 2-methyltransferase, whose product MTTPPAWDPAQYLRHAGHRARPFTDLLARIPDPPTGRPRVADLGCGPGNVTALLAGRWPTAHITGYDNSPAMLDRAHVEHDGPTAGGGRLDFSHADVRTWTPEEPYDLIVSNATLQWVPGHADRFADWTAALNPGGTLAFQVPDNTDAPLHTLMRDLAATPRWRARLAGVLRRPDSVHTPGAYLDRLARLGCATDVWQTTYLHVLTGEDPVLDWVKGTGLRPALTALADDPGARDAFLTEYRDLLRTAYPRAPYGTVLPFRRLFAVARKTG is encoded by the coding sequence ATGACGACGCCGCCCGCCTGGGACCCCGCCCAGTACCTCCGCCACGCCGGCCACCGGGCCCGCCCCTTCACCGATCTCCTCGCCCGCATCCCGGACCCGCCCACCGGCCGGCCACGCGTCGCCGACCTCGGCTGCGGCCCCGGCAACGTCACCGCCCTGCTCGCCGGCCGCTGGCCCACCGCGCACATCACCGGCTACGACAACTCGCCCGCGATGCTCGACAGGGCCCACGTCGAGCACGACGGCCCCACCGCCGGGGGCGGCCGCCTCGACTTCTCCCACGCCGACGTACGCACCTGGACGCCCGAGGAGCCGTACGACCTGATCGTCTCCAACGCCACCCTCCAGTGGGTGCCCGGGCACGCCGACCGCTTCGCCGACTGGACCGCCGCCCTGAACCCCGGCGGCACCCTCGCCTTCCAGGTGCCCGACAACACCGACGCCCCGCTGCACACCCTGATGCGCGACCTCGCTGCCACGCCCCGCTGGCGCGCCCGCCTCGCCGGCGTCCTGCGCCGCCCGGACTCCGTCCACACCCCCGGCGCCTACCTGGACCGCCTGGCCCGCCTCGGCTGCGCCACCGACGTGTGGCAGACGACGTACCTCCACGTCCTCACGGGCGAGGACCCGGTGCTCGACTGGGTCAAGGGCACCGGCCTGCGCCCCGCCCTGACCGCCCTCGCCGACGACCCCGGGGCGCGGGACGCGTTCCTCACCGAGTACCGGGACCTGCTGCGCACGGCCTACCCGCGCGCACCGTACGGGACGGTCCTGCCGTTCCGGCGGCTGTTCGCCGTCGCCCGGAAGACGGGCTGA